GGTTGACAGCGCCGCGGGCGCGGTGCTGGCCGGTACGCAGGCTCGACGACTGCTCGAACCGGACGACCACATCACCATACGTTTGCCACCCCTGTCCATGGATATAGTCAGCCAGGTACCTTGCGAAAGCGCTCGACGTGAGAGCCGGGTCGGCGCCCACCTTCTCAAAGTCGTGCATACCGAGGGTAATGATGTATTCGTTGGGGGCCAAAAGACGATTCCCCGGAAGCGTCTGGACACCGTCGTCGGCTTCGCGGCGCAATAGGGTTTCGACCTCTTGGGGAACGATCGACCCCCCGAAGACTCGAGCGAACGCGTTGTCTACGCTCGCCTCGAGCTTGCGCTCAATGCGCTGAACGAGCCCCTTTTGGCTACTCATCTCTCAGTGCTCGCCCGCAGTTGTCATGATGTCTCGCGGGCGCGAGGCAAACGAACCGCCCGCGTGTCCTATCACCCCAGCATGGTATCGGGACACCACGGCGCTGCGGCACCGTGGGAATTCTGAGAATCGCGTCCTTGCAGCTCAGGGCAGTGCTTAAGGTGGCCGCACGGTGCGGGAACGGCTGCCGAGCCCTCCGAGGCGATTGGGGCGCGCGGCCATTACAGTGATATGGTCCTTCGGTTGTTTTCCCGGGCGAGTGGCGGAATGGCAGACGCGCTGGCTTCAGGTGCCAGTGTCCTTCGGGACGTGGGGGTTCAAGTCCCCCTTCGCCCACAGAGAGCGGTTCTATGAACTGCAGGCATCAAGGTCGCGAACTCATTTGGGTTCGTGACCTTCGTGTTTGGGTGAAGCGGTGGTTGACGGAGCTCCCCGCTGTGGCGAGTGGGTCTAGGTGAGCAGATCCCCGACCGAAGCGTTCGTGCTCGTGACGGATTAGCGGAAAGCTACCGTCGCGAGCTAAATGCCTGCGCCCTCGTCGACACGCTGGCACGGCTCGACGCACTCGGCCGCGTCCGCGTCGTCGTCGACCAGCCCACGTCACACGAACTGCTCTGGGCCGCAGACCGTATCGCATGGTCCTGCGCGCCGGCGGCGGCAACCCAGAATACGCATCGCGCATCTGGTTACCGTCCATAACGTCACCTAGATGCGCGAAAGCCGGGCGACCCTGCAAACAGTGCAGGCGCAGTAGCGAAGTGAATTGACCAGTGTGCGCGGGCCAGTAGCCTAACCAGCAGCTCAGGAGGGGTAGGGATGTTTCGCGACTTCGCAGCCTCGGCGGGTTTTCCCGAGGCGGTCACCCAGACGCGTCCTGGGCAGACCAGCACACCGCGAACTCACCGGAAAACTGTCAGCGGTGTCTGCGAAATACTCTGCGGGACAGAGGGTTTCACCGGTATGGACGACCGCAACACGGCGAAACCGCGGGCGGCGCGATGCAACTCCGCTACATAAGCATCCCGGCACTGGTCGCTGAAGCCGGCGGCGATCCCTGGGCGATCAATAAAAGCCTTCAGGTCGGTCGACCTGCCCAGATATCTCAGCTGGCGGAGGCCTTTCATGCTGCGGGCCGCTGCACCGCCGAGGCCAGTGCAGCGTTCGAGGAGGCGCGTCGCCGCTTTGAAGCGTCGTGGAATCACGAGGACGGCGAGCACCCGATCAACGACTCCGCCGAAGTGCAGCGCGTGACCACGTCGTTGGGTGCGCAATCCCTGCAGTTACCCAAGGTCGGGGTCGACCTGGAAAACATCGCGGCCGCCCTCGCCGAGGCGCAACGATCCGCGGGCGGCGAGATCGCGACTCTGGAAGGTCAGTTGCACCGGCTCGACGATTTGATTGGCCTGGCGCTGGATCACGAAAAAGACGCCAACCTCAGCGTGGACGAAACGGCCGCGCTGAATGCCCTCATCGACGGCTGTGAAAAGGACGCCATTGCCGACACCAAAGCCGCTGCGGCCGAGCTTCTCTCAGTCCGCAGCCGCTACTCCGATTGCCTGCAGAAATCACTGAATAACCTGCACATCGAGGGATACGACGCCGCCGTCCTCGCCGGTGTCGACGGCGACGCTGCATCCCAGCCGTCTGGGCTCCAGGCCGACGAGCTGGCCGCCATCCGCCAAGTGACCAATCAGGCCGTGGTGGATCAGATGGCCAAGGTGCGCGCCGCGCAGGATGCCCTCAACAAGGCGCTGGCCACGCTCTATACCCACGGACCGGGCTCCCCTGAGGGCGAGGCCGCAGCCGCCAGTCTGTCCAAGCTCAAGGCCGATCTCGCCCGCGCGCTCGACGACCTGGGCAAGCTGCCCGACTACAACAACGTCGACCCCTCGTCGATCAGCATCACCCCCGACGGCCATTTCGTTTTCACCTACAACGTCAACGGACAGCCGGTGCAGGTCGTCGGGCAGCTCAAGAACGGTGCCGGCGAATTTTTCGACCAGGCCACCGGCACCTACTACACTTTCAACGGCGGCAAGTTGGCTGGGATGCGCACACCGGATCCAGGGAAGGCCGAAGCCACTTCCGAACCGTTGTGGAGCGCCATCACCTTGGCGGTCGGGGGAGCCGAACTCAAGGCCGGCGGCGCCGCGGCTTGGCAAGGCCTGAAGACGTTTTTTAATCGTGAGGCGCTGGAGGGCCTGACGTCCGAAAATGTGTTGCCCCGGGCCCTTGCCGGAGCCCAGCAACGTTTCGAAGCCGCAGAACAGAATCTCGCCACGCACGGCCCACTGCCTGACACCAGTGGCCAACCCGTCCCCGGCACCCATCCTGCTGGCCCGCCACCGCTGGTCAAGCACACCCCACCCGCAGCCCCAGGGGACATCCCGCCCGGTGAACCTCACCTGCCCGTGATAGCCGACAGCCCGCCACCGGTTGTGACAGACCCAGGACATCCGGAGTTCACCCTCGACAACCCGCTGCACTACATGACACCAGAACTGCAAGCGCTGTCCGAACAACACCTAACTGGAAGCGGCGAAACCGTGCTGGGACCGTTTAAACCTCCAAGAGGAGGCCTCTCATATATCGACCTAGCAAAGCTACACAAAGCCAGCTACTTCGACCTCGGCGACGCCTGGTATTCATTCACGCCCACCGAACAACTCGCCGCCAATCAGCATGTACTCGACGTCGCTATCGCCAATCGCGATAAGATCACTTTGTCAGTACCATTTTACAGGATAGTTCCGAATACCTACACAGCTGCTGAGATTCGATACCTGGAGGCGCACGGGTACCAGCGAGTAGGTGATAATGCGCTTCTACCGCCAATTAATGAGGAACGGTAAACAATGAAGACGTTGCTGGAGTTTTTTCTACAGTACTTCGACTTCCTGTATTTAGACCCCCGTTATCGTATTACGGACTCAAAGACTTCGGGGAGCCAGACGATCAATGCATCGCTGACGCTGACCGGCCCGCTAATCAGCTGGGATCTGTTCAATGATCGAGGCCAAATGGGCTTCGCTATTGCACCAACTCAGTTAGCGGAGTCGCCCGACAACTGGTTCCGGCTATCGCTTGTTCGACAGTACCTGGATGACTACGACGAAACGAACTTTGTATCTCCGCCAGCAACAGTGGCATGGGTCCGGGACAACCTCGGCCGCATCGAGGAACTCTTTTCCGATGCAAAAGCTGCTCGCTCATGCGAGGAACTCCTCACCCTTGCGAAGTCACTTGCAAACAAGTACTTTGGTCCTCCAAAAGCGTAGGCACGGAATTGGCGGCTCGCAGGAATACCGCTGCTAAGGATACCCACCAGATATTAGCAGCGCCTCGTTTAAGGCGCCGACTCTACCGCTTAATCGGCCGGTTGCGTCTGCAGCCACCGTTGAATGTCCGTCGTGACTGGGTCGGTGATGGCGTCGAACTCGGGATGCTTCTCAAGCACCGTCTCAACCATGGAGCACACCGGAACAATGCGTTTGCCTTCATCCCGGGCGGCGTTGAGCGCGTCTTCGAGCAGAATGGTCGCCAGGCCACGCCCGCCGTACGCGGGATCGATTTCGGTGTGGTAGAAGACGCGTTGATCGCCACGGTCGGCGAACGAGGCGTGGCCGACGGTTTTTCCTTCGACGGCAATGGTGTACGTGCTGTTCCCCGCGGTGACGGTGGTTGGTGTGCCGGTCTTATCGGCGGTCATCCGTGCTTCCCTTCTTGTTCGGTATGGATCGAGGCCGCAGCCGGGCGATCGGCAGCGGCGGGGCGGGCAATCGTGCGACCGAACCCCGATAACCCGTGACGGTGCCGAAGCGGTCGTCGCCGTCCTCCCACAATTGGCGGTAGCCGACGATGTCGTCGTGACTGCGCCCGACGAAGTTCCACCACATCACCAGCTCTTCGGCGAACGGCGTGCCGCCCAACAGCAACACGCGCGCGGGTCGATCGCTCGCGTTGCGCAGGTGCAGCGACGAACACCCGGGACTCTGGTACCCGAGATCGGCGACCGCCAGGGTAGTCTCGCCCAGCTGGACTGGCCCCATGTCGCACAGCACACCGTGTTCGAAGGCCGGGTCGATGTCCAGGTCGAGCGCAGCGTTCGCGTCAAGATCGATCTGCGCGCCCAGCAGCGGAGTGAACGTGTGCACCGGCGAGCGGTCACCGGCCAGCTCCCCGAGGAACACGCGCGCCACCGCGCCGGGCAGCGAAAACGGTGCGGGCACATAGTGGGCGAAGTCGCGTCCGGTGTCGCGATCGGAATCGGGTAGCGCCACCCACAGCTGCGCGCCGTGCAAAAGAGGATCCGACTCGATCGACACTTCGGAGTGACAGATGCCCGCGCCCGCCGTCATCAGGTTCAGCTCGCCGGGCCGGACCATGACATGAACCCCGGCGCTGTCGCGATGCTCCACTCCCCCACTGAACAACCAACTGACCGTTTGCAATCCGGTATGCGGATGCGGTGGAACGTCCATGCGCGCAGTCACGGGGCCGTAGTGGTCGATGAAACACCACGCGCCGATCAGCGAGCGTTGCCGCTGCGGAAGCGTGCGCCGCACCCGGATCGCCCGCGGGCCGCCCAGCGGAACCTCTCGGGGATGCAGCGCTTGCACCAATGGCAAGGCGCCCGCAACCCATGAAGCGGTGCAAGCCACTTCGGCCGGCGCGGCCTCGAGGTTGCTCATCGTCCACCCTTCGTCGTGGGCGTGATACGGCCCCGATACCGCGACAGCACGCCGGGCGGCCGCAGTCACCCACCTGTAGCGGCCCAACCGCCCACCCGCGGCGCCGGCATGACAATCGCCAAACCTATTCCAGCGCAACCTAAGTCGCGCAGCGATGTGGTGTCAGGTAGAAATGTACCGGGCGTCCCGGCGGATTGTTAGGCGGCCGAACGCGGTCCGACGTGTGTGGCCGGCAGGTGCAACACCACCGCGGGCACCCGGATCGCATCATGTTCGTGACGCGCCAGCAGAGCCGCGTTTTCGGGCAGCTGACGGGAGTTGACCTCACCGGCCGCGATACGACGCAGCACGTCGTGGGCCTGAGCGAGCTGTTCGCGCTTGCGGTACTGGCCGCCGGGCAGCTTGACACCGGCCCAGACGCCGTACTCCTCGCGGTGCGCGATGGCGTGCTCGGCGCACCGCCGCTGCTGGGCCAACGGGCAGCGGCGCAGGCATTGGATCCGGGCCTCGGTGGCCGACCGCTCATAGGCACGCGCCTTCGCCGCGCCGTCACCACCGTCGTCGTCGGGATAGCCGAACCATAGCTCCGGGTTGGCTGCGCACGGGTGTCCCATGTCGGTCTCCTTGTCAGCGGTGAAACGTAGGCAAAAGCGTATACACATATACGTGACCGATGCAAGAGAAACGTGACAAAAACATATATCTGCTGGGACGGGACGCCGCCTGTGTAATATCCGGCCTATGGCCGGAGCGTGCGGTGAGCCGTGAATCGGCCGGTGCGGCCATCCGCGCGTTGCGCGAGTCACGCGACTGGTCGCTAGCAGAACTTGCCGCCGCGACAGGCGTCAGCATCATGGGCCTGAGCTTCCTGGAGCGCGGTGCCCGCAAGCCGCACAAAAGCACAGTTCAGAAGGTTGAAAATGGGCTTGGCCTGCCGCCGGGCACCTATTCTCGGCTATTGGTAGCCGCCGATCCCGACGCCGAGTTGGCCCGGCTGATCGCCGCCCAGGTGCCCGAGGCAAGGTCCCCGAGGCCCGCCGGCGCGGTGGTGGTCGACCGTCACAGCGATACGGAAGTGCTGGAAGGCTACGCCGAAGCGCAACTCGATGCCCTTAAATCAGTCATCGATCGACTCCCTGCGACAACATCAAACGAATATGAGACGTATATTCTGTCTGTGATCGCTCAGTGCGTGAAGGCAGAGATGTTGGCCGCCAGCTCCTGGCGCGTGGCCGTCAACGCCGGCGCCGACTCGACGGGCCGGCTCATGGAACACCTGCAGGCGCTGGAGGCGACGCGTAGGGCCCTGCTGAAGCGGATGCCCGCAAGCTTGAGCGCGCGGTTCGATAGGGCATGCGTGCAGTCGTCGTTGCCGGAGTCGATCATCGCGGCGCTGGTCGGCGTCGGGAACGACGAAATGTGGGACATCCGCAACCGGGGGGTTATCCCACCGGGAGCGCTCCCCCGCGTTCGTGCCTTCACCGAGGCGGTCGAAGCGGCGAGCCGGGACAAGACAGATCAGGACGGCGGCGAGGGGGAGCAATGACCGAAAGCGAAATCGAGGTGTTGAGCCGTGCCCATCAAATGTTCGTCGGCACCGCTTCGCGCCCGACGCTGGACGCGGGTACGGCGCATTACCACGGGTTGCTGCAGCGAGCCGCGGGATTGAACAACGGTGTGGGGCATCGCGGTTACCGGCTCGCGGTGGACGACAGCCGGAAACGGCTCCTGTCGGCAGCCCACACGGACACCGAAGCCGCGGGCGTCATCGTCGGCGCCCACCAGGATCTGGCACAGGCGCGTGGACTCACCAAGAACGTCGTCGACGAGGCGCGCGCCGATTCCGCCGTAACCCCGGCTACCCCGATGGCCCAGCGCGAGGCGATGCGCCGTCGGGTGGCGCGGCTGCGCGCACAGCGGGCGCACGTCTTGTCGGCCCGCTTGCGGGCTCGACGGCACTCCGCGGCGTTACGGGCGTTGAGTTACCGAATGACGCACTTGAGGCCGTCGTCGCCGAACGGCCGCGCCGCAATCGCGGTGCGCGCCGCGTTGTCGCGACTGGGACGCCCGTATGTCTGGGGCGCGACCGGGCCCAACCAGTTCGACTGTTCCGGCCTGGTCCAGTGGTCCTACGCGCAGGCGGGTATTCACCTGGACCGCACCACCTATCAGCAGATCACCGACGGGATTCCGGTGCCTCGCGCGCAAGTCCGGCCGGGCGATCTCGTCTTTCCCCACGCCGGACATGTGCAGATGGCCATCGGCAACAATCTGGTTGTCGAAGCGCCCTATTCGGGTGCTTCGGTGCGAATCAGTCCGCTGGGCAACAACATTGCGATTCGCCGGCCGCTATGACATGCAAAGACCGCCCAATCACCCGGGCGCGACGAAGAGGTTGAACCGATGTCGGAACAAGCCGGACTTTCGGTAGCCGCCATGCAGGCGCGGCAGTCGGTGCTGGCGAACCAACACGGCACGGCCGCCGACGCCGACCGTGTGCTGGCAGGGGTGCTGGCCAGTGCCCATGCGGCGACGCGTGAGAGCATTAGGCGCCTGGATGCGATCGCCGAGGAGATCGATCGCGCCGCCACCTGCCGCGCGGACCTTGCCGTCGACACCCCCGTGGGCGCGCGCGAGTTTCACAAATTTCTGATCGCCAAGCAACGCCAGATCGCGGCGGTCGTGGCGGATGCTCGGGAGCTCAGTCGCGCGAAAAAGGCTGTGCTGGATGGTCTGCGGGCACAGTACGCCGCGCCTGCGGGCTAGGCCAGGCACCGCGAGGACCGTTCGTTCACAGGCGTGTCGGGGTGAATTGTCGGCAGGAACGTGCGTGGGTACTGTCGCCCGGCATGGAGGGGTCGCGACGTCAGCCGCACTTGGGGCGCGGCGCCGTGTGTCTAGACGATGTCGGCGTTTGACGAGCTACTCGCCACGGTCAAATACGTCCGTGACCGCAGCGGCGACCCGAACGCGTGGCAGATGGGGTTGGCGCCGAATGAGGTGGCTGCCGTAATTACGCCAACGACACCGCCCGAACAAGTCGACACGATCGTGCGCAGGATCCGCCAACAACATCCGGACCTGTTCGGCCCCGGGACGCCGGGCATACCCGATCCGTCGTCGGACCGCGAGAAGGGGGATGCTGCCGAAGCCATGGCCGGCGCCGAAGCAGCTCTGGCACACCAGAATTCAGCCAGCTCTCAGCTAGACATGCAAGTGATTTCGGCCATCCTGAACGCACACCTGAAGGCCGTCGAGGGCAGGGAAGCGCTGACCAAGCTGCAGCGAGAAACCGAAGCCGCGGTACAAGCGCGATCGGACCTCGACACTCCGGCGGGAGCGCGGGATTTCCAACGGTTTCTCATCGGCAAGCTCAAGGACATTCGGGCGGTAGTCCTGAATGCCAGCCTCGATGACACGTCGAAATCAGCGCTGATGGCCGCGTGGACATCGCTGTACGACGCGTCCAAAAACGGACCGAACCCTCCCGGCGACCAACCGCCGGCGCCGGCCGTCCCCGCACGCGGCACCACCCAACGGCCGCTTGACGATCCGGACACCGAATGGGATCCGTTGGACTCGATGTGGGCTGACGATCCTGGTCTGCTCGCAGCGGATGCGTCGGGGCAGGGCGCCTCAGCTCCGGCTCCGCCGTCGGCACCGGCGATGCCAACCATCCCCAACCTCGGCGCGGGGTCAGTGCCGGGTGTGGGCACGGCCCCGGGCTCTGCGGCCGGGTGGGGCGTGCCGGCTGGCCTACCGCTTCCCGGGCTGCAGGAGGGCGGCAGAACCGATCCGGCACTGCGAGATTCATACGACGACGGCCCGTTGGGATCTGACGCAGACCTGGTTGATCACGCCGACAACCAGACAGACGACGAGGACGAGGGCCACGACGACGACGCGTCGGTGGATAGGCCCGAATCTCCGTCGGAGGGTCCGACAATAGTGACCCTGCCCGACGGCGAGACGGTGACGGCCGCCAGCCCCCAGCTCGCCGCGGTCATCAAAGCCGCGGTCGACGGAGCGCCGATCGCAGACGCGTTCCATCAGCAGGGAATTACCATTCCCCCACCGGGAACGGCGGTCACCGATCCGATCGACCCGCTGCGCGTCATACCCGGAGACATCGGCGTCTTCATCGATCGTCACGCGCTTGCCCTCGGTCACGAAAAAGCCC
The nucleotide sequence above comes from Mycobacterium malmoense. Encoded proteins:
- a CDS encoding DUF2563 family protein; the protein is MFRDFAASAGFPEAVTQTRPGQTSTPRTHRKTVSGVCEILCGTEGFTGMDDRNTAKPRAARCNSAT
- a CDS encoding GNAT family N-acetyltransferase — its product is MTADKTGTPTTVTAGNSTYTIAVEGKTVGHASFADRGDQRVFYHTEIDPAYGGRGLATILLEDALNAARDEGKRIVPVCSMVETVLEKHPEFDAITDPVTTDIQRWLQTQPAD
- a CDS encoding pirin family protein — translated: MSNLEAAPAEVACTASWVAGALPLVQALHPREVPLGGPRAIRVRRTLPQRQRSLIGAWCFIDHYGPVTARMDVPPHPHTGLQTVSWLFSGGVEHRDSAGVHVMVRPGELNLMTAGAGICHSEVSIESDPLLHGAQLWVALPDSDRDTGRDFAHYVPAPFSLPGAVARVFLGELAGDRSPVHTFTPLLGAQIDLDANAALDLDIDPAFEHGVLCDMGPVQLGETTLAVADLGYQSPGCSSLHLRNASDRPARVLLLGGTPFAEELVMWWNFVGRSHDDIVGYRQLWEDGDDRFGTVTGYRGSVARLPAPPLPIARLRPRSIPNKKGSTDDRR
- a CDS encoding WhiB family transcriptional regulator → MGHPCAANPELWFGYPDDDGGDGAAKARAYERSATEARIQCLRRCPLAQQRRCAEHAIAHREEYGVWAGVKLPGGQYRKREQLAQAHDVLRRIAAGEVNSRQLPENAALLARHEHDAIRVPAVVLHLPATHVGPRSAA
- a CDS encoding helix-turn-helix domain-containing protein, with the protein product MSRESAGAAIRALRESRDWSLAELAAATGVSIMGLSFLERGARKPHKSTVQKVENGLGLPPGTYSRLLVAADPDAELARLIAAQVPEARSPRPAGAVVVDRHSDTEVLEGYAEAQLDALKSVIDRLPATTSNEYETYILSVIAQCVKAEMLAASSWRVAVNAGADSTGRLMEHLQALEATRRALLKRMPASLSARFDRACVQSSLPESIIAALVGVGNDEMWDIRNRGVIPPGALPRVRAFTEAVEAASRDKTDQDGGEGEQ
- a CDS encoding C40 family peptidase, producing the protein MTESEIEVLSRAHQMFVGTASRPTLDAGTAHYHGLLQRAAGLNNGVGHRGYRLAVDDSRKRLLSAAHTDTEAAGVIVGAHQDLAQARGLTKNVVDEARADSAVTPATPMAQREAMRRRVARLRAQRAHVLSARLRARRHSAALRALSYRMTHLRPSSPNGRAAIAVRAALSRLGRPYVWGATGPNQFDCSGLVQWSYAQAGIHLDRTTYQQITDGIPVPRAQVRPGDLVFPHAGHVQMAIGNNLVVEAPYSGASVRISPLGNNIAIRRPL
- a CDS encoding DUF4226 domain-containing protein; protein product: MSEQAGLSVAAMQARQSVLANQHGTAADADRVLAGVLASAHAATRESIRRLDAIAEEIDRAATCRADLAVDTPVGAREFHKFLIAKQRQIAAVVADARELSRAKKAVLDGLRAQYAAPAG
- a CDS encoding DUF4226 domain-containing protein produces the protein MSAFDELLATVKYVRDRSGDPNAWQMGLAPNEVAAVITPTTPPEQVDTIVRRIRQQHPDLFGPGTPGIPDPSSDREKGDAAEAMAGAEAALAHQNSASSQLDMQVISAILNAHLKAVEGREALTKLQRETEAAVQARSDLDTPAGARDFQRFLIGKLKDIRAVVLNASLDDTSKSALMAAWTSLYDASKNGPNPPGDQPPAPAVPARGTTQRPLDDPDTEWDPLDSMWADDPGLLAADASGQGASAPAPPSAPAMPTIPNLGAGSVPGVGTAPGSAAGWGVPAGLPLPGLQEGGRTDPALRDSYDDGPLGSDADLVDHADNQTDDEDEGHDDDASVDRPESPSEGPTIVTLPDGETVTAASPQLAAVIKAAVDGAPIADAFHQQGITIPPPGTAVTDPIDPLRVIPGDIGVFIDRHALALGHEKALLDGQIQHIATVSGPSFLGWEHPPAATAAAMPHTPTPTRPAATSTTGQ